In Leptolyngbya iicbica LK, one DNA window encodes the following:
- the coaD gene encoding pantetheine-phosphate adenylyltransferase, translating to MIAIYPGSFDPITFGHLDIIKRGSQLFEQVIVVVAANPNKRSLFGSAKRIEQIQTAVQPLPNVEIDSFDGLTVTYARMKQAKVLLRGLRVLSDFEKELQMAHTNKTLADDLETVFLATSTEYGFVSSSLVKEIAQYGGSVDHLVPPHVARDIYRCYAKT from the coding sequence GTGATTGCCATCTATCCCGGAAGTTTTGACCCGATTACGTTTGGCCATCTAGACATCATCAAACGGGGGAGCCAGCTGTTTGAACAGGTGATTGTGGTGGTGGCGGCTAACCCCAACAAGCGATCGCTCTTCGGCTCAGCCAAACGGATTGAGCAAATCCAGACGGCGGTGCAGCCGTTGCCCAATGTGGAAATCGACAGTTTTGATGGTCTGACGGTAACCTATGCCAGAATGAAGCAGGCCAAAGTGTTGCTGCGGGGCTTGCGGGTGCTATCGGACTTTGAAAAAGAGTTACAGATGGCTCACACCAACAAGACTCTGGCAGACGATTTGGAGACTGTCTTTTTAGCGACTTCAACTGAGTACGGCTTTGTAAGCAGTAGTCTAGTGAAAGAAATTGCCCAATATGGAGGCTCGGTGGATCATCTGGTGCCTCCTCACGTTGCCCGGGACATATACCGATGCTACGCCAAGACCTAA
- a CDS encoding bifunctional 4-hydroxy-2-oxoglutarate aldolase/2-dehydro-3-deoxy-phosphogluconate aldolase — translation MKQAQWLTILRQHRAIAIIRAPSVSVGRSMAQAVVAAGFRLIEITWNSDRPAVLVQQLRSTLPTYCYVGVGTVLTPADMQTAIAAGAQFCFMPHTDAALLAIAQAEEIPAIPGALTPTEIMTAWQLGADSVKVFPCQSVGGPAYIRHLQGPLGHIPLIPTGGITVERGRDYLQQGAIAIGIASDLFPSPLVARQDWDAIRQRSQLAIQNLQL, via the coding sequence ATGAAGCAAGCGCAATGGTTGACAATACTCCGGCAGCACCGGGCGATCGCCATTATCCGCGCCCCCAGTGTGTCTGTCGGGCGATCCATGGCGCAAGCGGTGGTCGCAGCAGGCTTTCGGCTGATTGAAATTACCTGGAACAGCGATCGCCCAGCCGTCCTCGTTCAGCAGCTCCGATCGACCTTGCCGACTTACTGCTACGTCGGTGTCGGCACTGTCTTGACCCCGGCGGACATGCAGACGGCGATCGCGGCGGGGGCTCAGTTTTGCTTCATGCCCCACACTGATGCTGCGCTGCTTGCGATCGCCCAAGCGGAGGAAATTCCAGCGATCCCAGGTGCCCTCACCCCCACCGAAATCATGACCGCCTGGCAACTCGGTGCCGATAGCGTCAAGGTGTTTCCTTGCCAGTCAGTCGGGGGACCAGCCTACATTCGCCACTTGCAAGGTCCGCTTGGCCACATTCCCCTGATTCCCACCGGGGGCATTACCGTCGAGAGGGGTCGAGACTATCTGCAACAGGGCGCGATCGCGATCGGGATCGCCAGTGATCTCTTTCCATCCCCCTTGGTTGCTCGTCAAGACTGGGATGCAATTCGGCAGCGATCGCAACTGGCAATACAAAACCTGCAACTCTGA
- a CDS encoding exopolysaccharide biosynthesis protein gives MARLSVELEQFFFDESRSEQVVLADILNLAEERTFGFLFVLLALPSALPIPAPGYSIPFGILMFVLAVQLIAGRHRPWLPARWKEKGFGLAQIQKVVKAGLPWLRRIEVLSRPRLTPVCTSRAGRIVLGLAIALMSICMMIPIPGTNTLPAIGIFVTGFGLLDDDGFISLAGLTICVLALALVSVILFAGVQGGSAAVKFILNGFSMPIAE, from the coding sequence ATGGCCCGTCTTTCGGTTGAGCTAGAGCAATTCTTTTTTGATGAATCGCGCTCAGAACAGGTAGTCCTGGCTGACATCTTAAATCTGGCCGAAGAGCGGACCTTCGGCTTTTTGTTTGTGTTATTGGCTTTGCCGTCAGCGTTGCCGATCCCGGCACCGGGCTATTCGATTCCGTTTGGGATTTTGATGTTTGTGCTGGCGGTGCAGCTGATTGCTGGACGGCATCGCCCCTGGTTGCCCGCCCGTTGGAAGGAAAAAGGGTTTGGCCTCGCGCAGATTCAAAAAGTGGTAAAGGCGGGATTGCCCTGGCTGCGGCGCATTGAGGTGCTGTCGCGCCCGCGATTGACGCCAGTGTGTACGAGTCGAGCGGGGCGGATCGTTTTAGGGCTGGCGATCGCGTTGATGTCGATCTGCATGATGATCCCCATTCCCGGCACCAACACCCTGCCTGCGATCGGGATTTTTGTCACCGGGTTTGGCTTGCTCGATGATGACGGTTTTATCAGCCTGGCGGGGCTGACAATTTGTGTGCTGGCGCTGGCGCTGGTCAGCGTCATTCTGTTTGCTGGGGTGCAAGGGGGCTCTGCCGCAGTGAAATTTATTCTCAACGGATTTTCTATGCCCATCGCTGAATAA
- a CDS encoding DUF362 domain-containing protein: MTATVSLVKAQSYAIDELMPQIEQTLQPFGGMSAIVKPGDRVLLKPNLLTGSRPTKECVTRPEIVYCVAELVKAAGGKPFLGDSPAFGSAHGVAEANGYLPWLEKAGVPVQELHGHRYATEASGELAHLRLSKEAMNADVVINLPKVKSHIQLTLTLGVKNLFGCVPGKMKAWWHMEAGKDRDRFGTMLVETARTIAPQLTIVDGIIGHGGNGPSGGEPEPLGVLGASTDVFALDRALVEILGANPADIPTVAQSMRLGYCPEWSEIHFPLARPEALAIADWPFPTQLMPIDFGMPRVVRSTFKHLYIRFIKEPMTVYANR, translated from the coding sequence ATGACTGCCACCGTCTCGCTAGTCAAAGCTCAGAGCTACGCCATCGACGAGTTGATGCCGCAAATCGAGCAAACGCTTCAGCCCTTCGGTGGCATGAGTGCCATCGTCAAACCGGGCGATCGCGTGCTGCTGAAACCGAATCTGCTGACCGGGTCGCGACCGACGAAGGAATGCGTTACCCGCCCCGAAATTGTCTACTGCGTGGCGGAGCTGGTGAAAGCAGCGGGGGGAAAGCCGTTTTTGGGCGATAGTCCCGCCTTTGGCAGTGCCCATGGCGTGGCCGAGGCCAATGGTTATTTACCCTGGCTTGAGAAAGCGGGCGTTCCGGTGCAAGAACTGCATGGTCACCGCTATGCCACCGAAGCCAGTGGTGAACTGGCCCACCTGCGGTTGTCGAAAGAGGCGATGAATGCCGATGTGGTGATTAACTTGCCCAAAGTGAAATCCCACATTCAGCTGACGCTGACCCTGGGGGTCAAAAATCTGTTTGGCTGCGTGCCGGGCAAAATGAAGGCCTGGTGGCACATGGAAGCTGGGAAGGATCGCGATCGCTTTGGCACCATGCTGGTCGAAACGGCCCGCACCATTGCGCCCCAACTCACCATTGTGGACGGCATTATTGGGCACGGCGGCAATGGCCCCAGCGGCGGCGAGCCCGAGCCCTTGGGCGTGTTGGGAGCTTCCACCGACGTCTTTGCGCTAGATCGAGCCCTGGTAGAAATTTTGGGGGCGAACCCCGCTGACATTCCCACAGTGGCCCAGTCAATGCGGTTGGGCTATTGTCCCGAGTGGTCAGAAATTCACTTTCCCCTGGCCCGTCCGGAAGCGTTAGCGATCGCCGACTGGCCGTTTCCCACGCAGCTCATGCCCATCGACTTTGGCATGCCCCGCGTGGTGCGATCGACCTTCAAACACCTCTACATTCGCTTCATCAAAGAGCCGATGACCGTCTACGCCAACCGCTAA
- a CDS encoding AzlD domain-containing protein produces MNEAEWLLVGGMALVTFGIRYPVLALSGRLKLPPRLLQALHYVPPAVLTAIVVPAVLVEADNLWISWQNPRLIGAIVALAIGLWRQNLLLTIVVSMAAFLLWQFIV; encoded by the coding sequence ATGAATGAAGCAGAATGGCTCCTGGTGGGCGGGATGGCGCTCGTGACCTTCGGCATTCGGTACCCCGTGTTGGCGCTGAGTGGTCGGCTCAAGCTGCCGCCGCGACTGTTGCAAGCGCTGCACTATGTGCCCCCGGCGGTGCTGACGGCGATCGTGGTGCCAGCGGTTTTGGTCGAAGCCGATAATCTGTGGATCAGTTGGCAAAATCCGCGATTAATCGGGGCGATCGTCGCTCTCGCGATCGGTCTCTGGCGACAAAATCTATTGCTCACCATTGTCGTGAGCATGGCGGCCTTCCTGCTTTGGCAATTCATCGTGTGA
- the ruvA gene encoding Holliday junction branch migration protein RuvA encodes MLSYLKGTLVDVQKPGGHRVMITVDVHQVGYDLQVTSRFLAELPPLGESLQVFCHLQIREELPVVFGFASRSERDVFRQLVSVSGIGPQMAMALLDTLGFQELIQAVVSGNTRLISRTKGVGNKTAERLILELKTKLAEWRQQSGLTIAPGGGPMANVQEEVEMTLLALGYTNGEIVKALQVIGRSSTLAKNDNAEDWIREAIAWLSQAT; translated from the coding sequence ATGCTGAGTTATTTAAAAGGCACCCTGGTTGATGTGCAAAAGCCAGGGGGGCACCGCGTGATGATCACGGTCGATGTTCACCAAGTGGGTTACGACCTACAGGTTACCAGTCGCTTTTTGGCCGAGTTGCCGCCCTTGGGCGAGTCGCTGCAGGTGTTTTGCCATCTGCAAATTCGGGAAGAGTTGCCGGTGGTCTTTGGCTTTGCCAGTCGGTCTGAGCGGGATGTCTTCCGCCAACTGGTGAGCGTTAGCGGCATCGGTCCCCAAATGGCGATGGCTCTGTTGGATACCCTGGGCTTTCAAGAGCTGATTCAGGCGGTGGTGTCGGGCAATACGCGGTTGATCTCGCGCACCAAAGGTGTGGGCAATAAAACCGCTGAGCGCCTGATTTTAGAACTCAAGACCAAGCTGGCGGAATGGCGACAGCAATCTGGGCTGACGATTGCTCCGGGTGGTGGTCCCATGGCCAATGTGCAAGAAGAGGTCGAAATGACGCTGCTGGCTTTGGGCTACACCAATGGCGAAATTGTGAAAGCGCTACAGGTGATTGGTCGTAGCAGCACGCTGGCGAAAAATGACAACGCCGAAGACTGGATTCGGGAAGCGATCGCCTGGTTGAGTCAAGCGACGTAG
- a CDS encoding AzlC family ABC transporter permease, with translation MAIAPDIDHKSTPWREFGAGARQTIPLIIGAIPFGIIFGTLAQTSGLSFAGAAAMSAFVFAGSSQFIALGLLATGSPVGIIVLTTLVVNLRHLLYAVGLVPYLQPLSPAWKAALAFWLTDETFMVAIQRYQAPDASPYKHWFQLGSALAMYGNWQLCTWLGLTLGQAMPNAANWGLDFAMVATFIGMTIPYLKTRPMVATVLVAGITALGARSLPHQLGIMVAAIAGIGTGVLVETMQKPESSHP, from the coding sequence ATGGCGATCGCGCCCGATATTGATCACAAAAGCACTCCCTGGCGCGAGTTTGGTGCCGGTGCCCGACAAACTATTCCGTTGATTATCGGAGCCATTCCCTTTGGCATCATCTTCGGCACTCTGGCGCAAACCAGTGGCTTATCGTTTGCTGGGGCGGCGGCCATGTCAGCGTTCGTCTTTGCCGGGTCTTCACAGTTTATTGCCTTGGGTTTGCTCGCGACCGGCTCCCCCGTTGGCATCATCGTGCTCACGACGTTGGTGGTGAATCTGCGCCATCTGCTCTATGCCGTGGGGCTGGTGCCCTATTTGCAACCGCTTAGCCCTGCCTGGAAAGCGGCTTTGGCCTTTTGGCTCACCGATGAAACCTTTATGGTGGCAATTCAGCGGTATCAAGCGCCGGACGCCTCCCCCTACAAGCATTGGTTTCAACTGGGTTCAGCGCTGGCGATGTATGGCAACTGGCAACTCTGCACCTGGCTCGGTCTGACATTAGGACAAGCGATGCCCAATGCTGCTAACTGGGGACTCGATTTTGCGATGGTCGCCACGTTTATTGGCATGACGATCCCGTATCTCAAAACGCGGCCCATGGTGGCGACTGTGCTCGTAGCGGGGATCACGGCGCTGGGGGCGCGATCGCTACCCCATCAACTCGGTATCATGGTCGCGGCGATCGCGGGCATCGGCACTGGGGTACTGGTCGAAACCATGCAAAAACCGGAGAGTTCCCACCCATGA
- a CDS encoding thioredoxin family protein has protein sequence MVMVSSTMLELGTPAPDFALPDVVSGDTIALSTFAGKSALVVMFICQHCPFVKHVQDELARLGHDYVPKNVGIVAISSNSIETHPQDGPEHLKEMAETLGFNFPYCFDESQAVAKAYTAACTPDFYVFDGDRKLVYRGQLDDSRPGMDEQPVTGKDLRAAIDTVLAGGTLSPDQKPSIGCNIKWTPGNEPEYFGA, from the coding sequence ATGGTCATGGTCAGCTCCACCATGTTGGAACTTGGCACCCCCGCCCCCGATTTTGCGCTGCCGGATGTGGTCAGTGGCGACACCATTGCCCTCTCCACGTTTGCGGGCAAGTCGGCTTTGGTGGTGATGTTTATCTGTCAGCACTGCCCCTTCGTCAAGCATGTGCAAGATGAACTCGCCCGCCTCGGCCATGATTATGTACCCAAAAATGTGGGAATTGTCGCCATCAGCTCTAACAGTATCGAAACGCATCCGCAGGATGGCCCCGAGCATTTAAAGGAAATGGCCGAAACGCTGGGCTTCAATTTCCCCTATTGTTTTGACGAATCCCAAGCCGTGGCGAAGGCTTACACCGCTGCCTGTACCCCGGATTTTTATGTGTTTGATGGCGATCGCAAACTGGTCTATCGGGGCCAGCTCGACGACAGCCGTCCCGGCATGGATGAACAACCCGTCACCGGCAAAGATCTGCGGGCGGCGATTGATACCGTACTGGCTGGCGGCACCTTGAGCCCGGATCAAAAGCCCAGCATTGGCTGCAACATCAAATGGACACCGGGCAACGAACCCGAATACTTCGGCGCTTAA
- a CDS encoding YqaA family protein: protein MLQKAYTHLSSWSEKPYGEHILFWFALAESCVVPVPADPLLLALCTGAPQRSLRFALICGVGSVLGGLLGYAIGHYAFDTIGSAVVQFYDPELKTFSQVEGIYERWGFWGVLMAAVTPIPYKIFTLASGVFHFDFGQFVLASVIGRNARFLLVGGLMAYGGDRVQTWVQNSSERLLWVGLGVAVLGLVALKLL, encoded by the coding sequence ATGCTCCAAAAAGCCTATACGCATCTCTCTAGTTGGAGCGAAAAGCCTTACGGTGAGCACATTTTGTTTTGGTTTGCCCTAGCGGAGTCATGTGTGGTGCCGGTGCCAGCCGACCCGCTGTTACTGGCGCTCTGTACCGGTGCGCCGCAGCGATCGCTGCGGTTTGCCCTGATTTGTGGGGTGGGTTCAGTCTTGGGCGGCCTGTTGGGTTATGCGATCGGTCATTATGCCTTCGATACGATTGGCAGCGCGGTCGTGCAATTCTATGACCCAGAGCTCAAGACCTTCAGCCAAGTGGAAGGCATTTATGAGCGATGGGGCTTCTGGGGCGTGTTGATGGCGGCGGTGACGCCGATTCCTTACAAGATCTTCACGCTAGCTTCAGGCGTATTTCACTTTGATTTTGGGCAGTTCGTTTTGGCGTCGGTGATTGGCCGTAATGCCCGATTTCTCTTGGTGGGCGGCTTGATGGCTTATGGTGGCGATCGCGTGCAAACCTGGGTGCAAAATTCCTCAGAGCGGCTGCTGTGGGTCGGGTTAGGGGTGGCCGTGCTGGGCCTGGTCGCGCTAAAGCTCCTCTGA
- the dnaB gene encoding replicative DNA helicase has product MVQNLDFQGYSDRLPPQNVDAEEAILGGVLLDPEAIGRVMEILNPDAFYISAHKTIYRAAMDLHSRGLPADLMTVTNWLKDRELLEKVGGTSRIAQLVDRTLSAANIDQYAQLVMEKFMRRRLIQIGGEISQLGFEADQPLELSLDEAEQKLFAITQDRPQQALTSTADILIETFAEIEERAEGIVLPGVPCGFYDLDAMTQGFQRSDLIIAAGRPSMGKTAFVLNIARNIASTQKLPVAIFSLEMSKQQLVYRLLSSELALETSRLRTGRLNPNEWTILGQGINQLSEMPVFIDDTPNISVNEMRSKARRLQAEQGGALGLILIDYLQLMEGSSDNRVQELSKITRSLKGLARELNVPIISLSQLSRGVESRTNKRPMMSDLRESGSIEQDADVIMMLYREEYYDPDTPDRGIAEIIITKHRNGPTGTVKLLFEPQYTRFRNLAQPPG; this is encoded by the coding sequence ATGGTTCAGAATCTGGATTTTCAGGGCTATAGCGATCGCCTGCCGCCCCAAAACGTTGATGCAGAAGAAGCCATTCTCGGCGGTGTGCTGCTCGATCCGGAAGCGATCGGGCGGGTCATGGAAATTCTTAACCCCGACGCCTTTTACATCAGCGCCCACAAAACCATTTATCGCGCCGCAATGGATCTTCATAGTCGGGGCTTGCCCGCCGACCTGATGACCGTCACCAACTGGCTCAAAGACCGCGAGCTCTTGGAAAAAGTCGGCGGCACCAGCCGCATTGCCCAACTCGTCGATCGCACCCTCAGCGCGGCCAACATCGACCAATACGCCCAGCTCGTCATGGAGAAATTCATGCGGCGGCGGCTCATTCAAATTGGCGGCGAAATCTCCCAGCTCGGCTTTGAGGCTGACCAACCTCTCGAACTGTCCCTCGATGAAGCGGAACAAAAACTCTTTGCTATTACCCAAGATCGGCCCCAGCAAGCCCTCACCTCCACCGCTGACATCCTGATCGAGACCTTCGCCGAAATCGAAGAGCGGGCTGAAGGCATCGTCCTCCCTGGCGTGCCCTGCGGCTTCTATGATTTGGACGCGATGACCCAGGGCTTTCAGCGATCGGACCTCATCATCGCCGCTGGCAGGCCGTCCATGGGGAAGACCGCCTTCGTTTTGAACATTGCGCGGAACATCGCCAGCACCCAAAAACTCCCTGTCGCCATCTTTAGCTTGGAGATGTCGAAGCAGCAGTTGGTGTATCGTCTACTCTCCAGCGAACTCGCCCTCGAAACCAGTCGCCTGCGCACCGGACGATTGAATCCCAACGAGTGGACGATTCTCGGACAGGGGATCAACCAACTCTCGGAAATGCCCGTTTTCATTGACGATACGCCCAACATTTCAGTCAACGAAATGCGCTCTAAGGCGCGACGGCTTCAGGCAGAACAGGGCGGTGCATTGGGGCTAATCCTGATCGACTACCTGCAGTTGATGGAGGGCAGCAGCGATAACCGGGTGCAGGAATTGTCGAAAATCACGCGATCGCTCAAAGGGCTTGCCCGTGAACTCAACGTGCCGATCATCTCTCTCTCGCAGCTCAGCCGGGGCGTCGAATCCCGCACCAACAAGCGGCCCATGATGTCTGACCTGAGGGAATCTGGGAGTATTGAGCAGGATGCCGACGTGATTATGATGCTGTATCGGGAGGAATACTACGATCCGGATACGCCCGATCGCGGTATTGCCGAAATCATCATCACCAAACACCGGAATGGCCCGACCGGAACCGTGAAGCTGCTGTTTGAGCCGCAGTACACTCGTTTTCGGAATTTGGCGCAACCGCCGGGTTAA
- a CDS encoding HetZ-related protein 2: protein MTALDDITQQWSTRLATELADESDNSRHSILEWLLGSDPERFNEADPAKLQILVQALEYRYQILRQRYWQVGPDRAYKNLIKRLSSLFLVRSKVRTWIALSRDRRRTVTDVLQEVIQEMLQSDRYLKSQVQWIGQCSSRPQIRNLLMLATVEEYCLRPIRNQPLLVYRFVNYLRRSQRGGMTNIPSGEMIRLISEEVGTDEPDSSMSLLDVEAVAKYEMQTDAEAAQVAREQVKTSFAAYLQDSLDETAVAWLELHLQGFSQEAIAQRLNLSTKEAYRLREKIRYHAIRVFTLKEQPDLVLGWLKTSLKDHNLGLIPEQWEAFQSSRSPIQRRILNDLKAGRSFDDIAKETNLKPKQITGEWAQIYLDAQSLRQEASSS, encoded by the coding sequence ATGACGGCGTTAGACGACATCACTCAACAATGGTCCACCAGATTGGCTACAGAGTTGGCGGACGAAAGCGACAATTCTCGCCACAGCATTTTGGAGTGGCTACTCGGTTCTGACCCAGAACGGTTTAATGAGGCCGACCCCGCGAAGCTCCAAATTCTGGTGCAAGCGCTGGAATATCGCTATCAAATTTTGCGTCAGCGCTACTGGCAGGTCGGCCCCGATCGCGCGTACAAAAATCTCATCAAGCGCTTGAGCAGTCTGTTTTTGGTGCGAAGCAAAGTCCGCACGTGGATTGCCCTCAGCCGCGATCGCCGTCGCACGGTGACCGACGTGCTGCAAGAAGTGATTCAAGAAATGCTGCAAAGCGATCGCTATCTCAAGTCGCAGGTGCAATGGATTGGGCAGTGCTCTTCCCGACCGCAAATTCGCAATTTGCTGATGCTCGCCACGGTGGAAGAATATTGCCTGCGCCCCATTCGCAATCAACCGTTGTTGGTCTACCGCTTTGTGAACTATTTGCGGCGATCGCAGCGGGGCGGCATGACCAACATTCCTTCGGGCGAGATGATTCGCCTGATTTCGGAAGAAGTCGGCACGGATGAACCGGATTCTTCCATGAGTCTGTTGGATGTGGAAGCCGTCGCCAAGTACGAAATGCAGACTGATGCTGAAGCGGCTCAAGTCGCTCGCGAGCAGGTGAAAACCAGTTTTGCTGCCTACTTGCAAGACTCCCTCGATGAGACTGCCGTCGCTTGGCTTGAACTCCATCTTCAGGGGTTTTCTCAAGAGGCGATCGCCCAACGCCTCAACTTATCGACGAAGGAAGCCTATCGCCTGCGGGAAAAGATTCGCTATCACGCCATTCGGGTCTTTACGCTCAAAGAACAACCTGACTTGGTGTTGGGCTGGCTCAAAACGTCTCTGAAAGATCACAACCTGGGCCTGATTCCTGAGCAATGGGAGGCGTTTCAGTCGAGCCGCAGCCCCATCCAGCGACGCATTTTGAATGACCTCAAAGCCGGGCGTAGCTTTGATGACATTGCCAAGGAAACAAACTTGAAACCTAAGCAAATTACGGGGGAGTGGGCACAAATTTACCTCGATGCCCAAAGTCTCCGCCAAGAAGCCAGCAGCTCTTAA
- a CDS encoding Uma2 family endonuclease, translating to MTIASAQPQSTLQTWPETETRILLDGVSWETFEQLLVETGDNRNKRFAYCDGVLEIMAPLEGHEESTRLFDDFVVVFIDALGLEVRKLGSLTMKNPAQKKGLEPDCCFYIQNESVVRGVETLDFNIHPPPDLAIEVDNSSSSLNKFPIYLALKIPELWRLRRGTLTIYQLNTDESAYVEVEQSLAFPHMPVQALPQFMETAKVIGQRAAVRELAKQVEELLTDADE from the coding sequence ATGACGATCGCTTCTGCTCAGCCCCAATCCACGCTCCAGACTTGGCCCGAAACGGAAACGCGCATCCTACTAGACGGGGTCAGTTGGGAGACCTTTGAACAGTTACTGGTAGAAACAGGCGACAACCGCAACAAACGCTTTGCCTACTGTGATGGGGTGCTGGAAATTATGGCTCCGCTGGAGGGACACGAAGAATCCACTAGATTGTTTGATGATTTTGTAGTCGTTTTTATTGATGCGTTAGGACTAGAAGTCCGAAAACTCGGCTCGCTGACGATGAAAAATCCCGCACAAAAGAAAGGGCTCGAACCAGACTGTTGCTTTTACATCCAAAATGAGTCGGTGGTACGTGGAGTTGAGACACTGGACTTCAATATTCATCCGCCACCAGATTTAGCGATCGAAGTGGATAACAGCAGCTCGTCGCTGAATAAATTCCCTATCTATCTAGCGCTGAAAATCCCAGAACTGTGGCGGCTGCGACGGGGAACGCTGACCATCTATCAACTGAATACTGATGAGTCAGCCTATGTTGAAGTCGAGCAGAGCTTGGCGTTTCCGCACATGCCTGTGCAAGCTTTGCCACAGTTTATGGAAACGGCAAAAGTGATCGGCCAACGAGCCGCTGTGCGGGAGTTAGCGAAGCAAGTGGAAGAGCTGCTAACTGACGCAGATGAGTAG
- a CDS encoding TrmH family RNA methyltransferase: protein MSLKGCVPFVQSPFCMMAARSLHSPQRHPLTLCASLVQNPMNLGALCRTAEVWRLQELVLSNADILTDREFRKVAVSADQWQPIGICPSDRLPHWITHQQQQGIIVIALTRHPRAIALPQFTFPVQSALLLGRELTGIPDHLVQQCDAMLEIPQWGQVESLNVATAGAIAAYEYLRQYSRA from the coding sequence TTGTCCTTGAAAGGGTGCGTCCCCTTTGTCCAGTCACCGTTCTGCATGATGGCCGCGCGATCGCTCCATTCTCCTCAACGTCACCCCCTGACGCTCTGTGCCAGCTTGGTGCAAAATCCAATGAATTTGGGAGCATTGTGCCGCACAGCGGAAGTCTGGCGCCTGCAAGAACTGGTGTTGTCCAACGCAGATATCCTGACCGATCGCGAGTTTCGCAAGGTGGCAGTCTCAGCAGACCAATGGCAACCCATCGGCATTTGCCCCAGCGATCGCCTCCCGCACTGGATCACGCACCAACAACAACAGGGGATCATCGTCATCGCCCTGACCCGCCATCCCCGCGCGATCGCCCTGCCACAGTTCACCTTCCCCGTGCAATCGGCGTTGCTGCTGGGTCGCGAGCTCACGGGCATTCCAGATCATCTGGTACAGCAATGCGACGCCATGCTTGAAATTCCCCAATGGGGACAGGTGGAATCCTTGAATGTCGCTACAGCGGGCGCGATCGCCGCTTATGAGTACCTCCGTCAATACTCGCGAGCCTAA